CGACCTCACCAACCGCACCCAGCTGAAATGGGACGCTCCCAAGCTGGGCGAGCGGCCGGCCGGCTACTATGTGCTGATGCGCGAAACCAGCGCGCCGCAGTGGCAAAAGAATTTTTTTGTAACTGACACCAAAGCCGACCTACCCTACAGCAAGGATAACTTCATCTTCGGGGTGGTATCCGTGGATGCCGAAGGCCACGAAAGCCTGCCAGTGTTGCCTAACCCCGTGCGGTAAGTCATTGGTCTGTCATCCTGAGCACAGCGAAGGACCTGCCTCAAATAGTCCACAGAAGCGTATTCAATGCACAAAGCCCTTCGCCGCGCAACCGGAAAAGGGCTTTACATTTAGTTGAGCGTTCTACAAAGACGAGGCAGGTCCTTCGCTGTGCTCAGGATGACAAACCGTTGGAATTTACCCTTCCAACGGCAGCGGTACCGGCTCCAGCACTTCCTTGCTATTGGTCATGCCAATGGTGAGCAGGCCGATGACAGCGCCCATCAAAGCCACAAAAGCAAAGGAAAGCCGCAGGCTGGAAACCTGCGCCAGCAATCCAATTAGAGGTGGGCCGGCCAGAAAACCAAAGAACCCCACCGTTGATACCAGCGCCAGCGCTATGCCCGGCGACATGCCCTTTACCCGCCCGGCGGCACTGTACGTGAGGGGAATAACCGACGAGGTGCCAAACCCTACCAGCAGAAAGCCCAGCAGCGCCGTGGGCAGACCAGGCAACAGCACCGCCATGAGCAAACCCAGGCAGATAAGCGCGCTGCTGAGCTGCAGTACCCGCGCCACGCCCAGGTGGCTGGTGAGGAAGTCGGAGCCGAAGCGGCCGAGGGCCATGGTGCTCATAAAGGCCACGTAGCCGCTGGTAACCCAGGCTTTATCGGCGTGCACCACCTGCTGGAAGTACACCCCGCTCCAGTCAAACATGCAGCCTTCGCAAAGCAAGCCAAACAAGGCAATAAGGCCCAACCGCAAAAGGTAGCCATCGGGCATGCGCAACACCAGGCCGGAACCCGCCGCGTGCGCCGTGGACTGTGGCAAGCTGCCCCGCACCACCAGCAGCAGAAGCAGCAGCGCGGCGCTAATGCCCATGAAATGCACCAGCGGCGTTTGCTGCCAGCCCACCAGCCACGCGCCTACCACGCCCCCTACAAAACCCGCCAGGCTCCAGATGCCGTGGAACGAGCCCATAATGACTTTCTCGCCGTAGCCTTTCTGGACTTCCAGGGCCTGGGCATTCACGGAGATATTCAGCAGGTTGCCGCCGCTGCCGAACAGCACCAGGCCGGCGGCCAGCGTCCAGGCGGTGGGAGCCCAGCCCAGCAGCGGCAGGGCCAGGGCATACATGGCCGCCGCAATTTGCACTACCCGTCGGCTGCCGTAGGTATCTACCAGCCAGCCTGCCAGTGGCAAAGCGGCCACCGAGCCTACCGGCATAGCCAAAAGCAATTGACCCAACTGCCCTTCGGACAGACCCAGATGTAAGCGAATATCCGGAATGCGGGAGGCCCAGCTGGCAAAGCACAGGCCACTAAGAAAAAATAGCGCGCTTACAGCAGCGCGGCTCCGTTGAGGAGTTGTCATACAATACGAGGATGCAAGGCCGTGGGAATTTTAGCGAAGCGCCTCTGATGTTAGAAAAACAGCTGCAAGGTACGAGGAAGTGCGGCGCGGGTTGTGTGGTGAAGTTGCTGTCAGGGAAGCCCGTCATGTCGAGCATTCTGGAACTCAAGCAACGGATCAAGACAGCTCGCGCGTGGTCTTATCACAGTACCTGTCATCCTGAGCCTGCGAAGGACCCTCTCACGTCGAAACGAGTTGTTGTTATGCTGGTCGTTCTTTGGTGAGAAGGTCCTTCGCAGGCTCAGGATGACAGGGGAAGCGGTAGAGATGCTTAGCTCCGCTGACCTTCGGTTCGGCAGGCTCAGCATGGCCGGTTCATTTTATGCTGAGTTGCTCCTAACAGAGTCAGCACGCGAGATGCTTCGCGGCAGCTCTGCATGACGTTCCGGGGTTTTGCAACGGCACATTTGCATCCCGCTCATCATCATCTCAACTTAGGGCGCCAATTTACCCTCAGCAGCCATGATTTTCCGAGAAGCGCAGGTCGATGATATTCCGCAGATGATGGTAGTGCGGCTGGCAGTGCGCGAAAACCGGCTTTCAGACCCTACCCGGGTAACGGCCCCGCACTATGTGGAGTACCTCACGCAGCGTGGCCAGGGCTGGGTGTGTGCGGTAGAAAACCAGGTAGTTGGTTTTGCCATTGCTGATTTACAGGACCACAACATCTGGGCCTTGTTCGTGCATCCCGATTTTGACGGCCGGGGCATTGGCAAACAGCTGCACCAGCTCATGCTGGACTGGTATTTCCGCCAGACCACCGAAACCGTGTGGCTCAGCACCGCGCCCAGCACCCGCGCCGAGGAATTCTACCGCCGCCAGGGCTGGCAGGAAACCGGCCGCACTAGGAGTGGTGAGGTGCGGTTTGAGATGTGCGCCTGGCCAAGCCATATCTTGTAAGATGCTTGTGAAACCCGTTATGCGTTTTTCAGCCCGGATTCTCTTTCTGCTGCTGTCTTTTTCCGTCCATCAGGCTCGGGCCCAATCAGGTAAGCAGCCTGCTTTTTCCGTAGTGCCGCTGGGCGTGAAAGGTGGCCTCGACGAAAGTAACCTCTCCGCCTATCTGGTGGCTCCGGCGGGCTCTAACGCCTACGCCTGCCTGGATGCGGGCAGCCTGCAGCTGGGCATTGAAAAAGCCATTGCCAACAAGGTCTTCTCTACTACCCCTGATACCATACTACGGCAATACATCCGCGCCTACCTGCTCTCCCACGCCCACCTCGACCATGTGGCCGGCCTGCTGCTCCATGCCCCCGATGATGCCGCCAAGCCTATTTATGCCCTGCCGGAGTGCATTGCCGCGCTGCAAGCCAGCTATTTCAACTGGCAGGCCTGGCCGAATTTCGGGAACGAGGGCACCCAACCAGCCCTGAGCAAATACCAGTACCAACGGCTGACAACCGGCCAGGAAACCGCCGTGGCCGGCACCGGCATGAGCATGCGGGCTTTCCCCTTAAGCCACGCTGCCCCGCACCAGAGCGCGGCCTTTTTGCTGAAAAGCCAGAACAG
The Hymenobacter sp. DG25B genome window above contains:
- a CDS encoding MBL fold metallo-hydrolase — encoded protein: MRFSARILFLLLSFSVHQARAQSGKQPAFSVVPLGVKGGLDESNLSAYLVAPAGSNAYACLDAGSLQLGIEKAIANKVFSTTPDTILRQYIRAYLLSHAHLDHVAGLLLHAPDDAAKPIYALPECIAALQASYFNWQAWPNFGNEGTQPALSKYQYQRLTTGQETAVAGTGMSMRAFPLSHAAPHQSAAFLLKSQNSYLLYLGDTGADKQEKTHNLRALWQAIQPLVVSRQLKAIFIEVSYPNEQPANQLFGHLTPALLLQELAELGQLTGAEALRGFPVVITHIKPTAGNEAAIKKQLNDANKLQVKFVFPEQGERLEF
- a CDS encoding GNAT family N-acetyltransferase; protein product: MIFREAQVDDIPQMMVVRLAVRENRLSDPTRVTAPHYVEYLTQRGQGWVCAVENQVVGFAIADLQDHNIWALFVHPDFDGRGIGKQLHQLMLDWYFRQTTETVWLSTAPSTRAEEFYRRQGWQETGRTRSGEVRFEMCAWPSHIL
- a CDS encoding MFS transporter, whose translation is MTTPQRSRAAVSALFFLSGLCFASWASRIPDIRLHLGLSEGQLGQLLLAMPVGSVAALPLAGWLVDTYGSRRVVQIAAAMYALALPLLGWAPTAWTLAAGLVLFGSGGNLLNISVNAQALEVQKGYGEKVIMGSFHGIWSLAGFVGGVVGAWLVGWQQTPLVHFMGISAALLLLLLVVRGSLPQSTAHAAGSGLVLRMPDGYLLRLGLIALFGLLCEGCMFDWSGVYFQQVVHADKAWVTSGYVAFMSTMALGRFGSDFLTSHLGVARVLQLSSALICLGLLMAVLLPGLPTALLGFLLVGFGTSSVIPLTYSAAGRVKGMSPGIALALVSTVGFFGFLAGPPLIGLLAQVSSLRLSFAFVALMGAVIGLLTIGMTNSKEVLEPVPLPLEG